A genome region from Manihot esculenta cultivar AM560-2 chromosome 5, M.esculenta_v8, whole genome shotgun sequence includes the following:
- the LOC110615341 gene encoding probable pectate lyase 7, whose protein sequence is METLKFLLIFLAAFVVIVHADLPHFDEYWNVRAVEAKQNTIEAYHPDPFNVTNKFNYLVNQATIDLNGTRRSLFRKNRKKGGPCVATNPIDQCWRCNPRWAENRKRLAECALGFGYKTTGGKNGKFYVVTDPSDNDMVNPKPGTLRYAVIQKVPLWITFSRNMNIRLNQELIMTGDKTIDARGAQVHITGGAGLTLQFIKNVIIHGLYFHDIVVGSGGMIRDSVDHYGLRTQSDGDGISIFGSTNVWIDHVSMSKCQDGLIDAIMGSTAVTVSNCHFTDHNEVMLFGASDGYTGDTLMQITVAFNHFGKGLVQRMPRCRYGFVHVVNNDYTHWRMYAIGGSRNPTIISQGNRFIAPNDLNCKQVTKREYAMESEWKNWNWRSQEDLLMNGAYFVQSGNSKINRKFTTQQIIKSKPGSFVSKLTRSSGPLGCAVGRAC, encoded by the exons aTGGAAACCCTCAAGTTTCTGTTAATCTTCTTGGCTGCTTTTGTAGTAATCGTTCATGCCGATCTCCCCCATTTCGACGAGTACTGGAATGTGCGAGCGGTTGAAGCCAAACAAAACACCATTGAGGCTTATCATCCTGATCCCTTCAATGTCACCAACAAATTTAACTACCTAGTTAACCA GGCCACTATAGATCTCAATGGCACAAGAAGGAGCCTATTTCGTAAAAATAGGAAGAAGGGTGGTCCATGCGTGGCCACTAACCCTATTGACCAATGCTGGCGGTGTAACCCCAGATGGGCTGAAAATCGAAAGAGGTTAGCAGAATGCGCCCTTGGCTTCGGTTACAAAACCACCGGTGGAAAGAACGGCAAGTTTTACGTAGTCACTGATCCTTCAGACAATGACATGGTTAATCCTAAACCTGGAACCCTTCGCTATGCAGTGATCCAAAAAGTGCCTCTTTGGATCACTTTTTCGAGGAATATGAATATCAGACTCAACCAAGAACTCATAATGACCGGCGATAAAACCATTGATGCTAGAGGAGCTCAAGTCCACATTACTGGTGGTGCTGGTCTTACTCTTCAGTTCATCAAGAATGTAATCATCCATGGCCTTTATTTTCATGATATTGTTGTTGGCTCCGGAGGAATGATCAGAGATTCCGTTGATCACTACGGATTAAGGACTCAGAGCGACGGTGATGGGATTTCCATCTTCGGCTCCACCAACGTTTGGATTGATCATGTTTCCATGTCCAAATGCCAGGATGGGCTGATTGATGCTATAATGGGTTCAACTGCCGTTACCGTCTCCAATTGCCATTTCACCGACCACAACGAG GTGATGTTGTTCGGTGCAAGCGATGGCTATACCGGTGATACTCTAATGCAAATCACGGTGGCGTTCAACCACTTCGGTAAGGGACTGGTGCAGAGGATGCCTAGGTGTAGATATGGTTTCGTCCATGTCGTCAATAATGACTACACTCATTGGAGGATGTACGCCATCGGCGGCAGCCGTAATCCTACCATCATCAGCCAAGGAAACAGATTCATTGCTCCAAATGACTTAAATTGTAAACAG GTTACAAAGAGGGAATACGCAATGGAAAGCGAGTGGAAGAACTGGAATTGGAGGTCACAGGAAGATTTGCTGATGAACGGAGCATATTTTGTTCAATCTGGGAATTCAAAGATTAACAGGAAATTCACAACCCAGCAGATCATCAAGTCCAAGCCAGGATCATTCGTCAGCAAGCTCACACGGTCTTCTGGTCCACTTGGCTGCGCTGTCGGACGTGCTTGTTAG